The Vanacampus margaritifer isolate UIUO_Vmar chromosome 20, RoL_Vmar_1.0, whole genome shotgun sequence genome contains the following window.
ttctACCAACGTCCTTCATTTTGTGGGGACTAAAAGGCTCGAAGGCACTCACTGACCATTTGGGACtattcattaggtacacactTGCACAGTCTCAGTCGATGTTTCCCACCTTGTGGCTTTGTCCTCACGCCTTCCAATGACACAGCATGAGCGGTGGCGCCACCTACTGGGGATAATCGTCATCACCGCTTTGAAAGTTTTGATGAGAGAAAATGTTGCAATGTTTTTTGGTTCATCTTTTTATCTTCCCAAGACAAGTTTCATGTTACAAGAACTGAATATTTTGGAGGAACAAGTTTCTCacattttatggattttttagAATGACTTTTTCAGGAAAATAATTTGATgaaatcagttttgttttttcttttgggacaatcaaaatcaccttttttttttcaagaacaaaaaaatcattttcaagcaATAATGGTTTCCAGAAGTAAAGTGTTACAAGGTTACTTTTGGATCGTCGCATCAGGAAGTCACCATGCAAGTCAGTCAAgtcagttgttttgtttgtccccatatttttttttaattgtattttgttgtttttcaagacAAAACAGCTAACCTTttctggggggtgggggggggatcaaTGTTACAAGAACAAAtcctattttttaaatgaaaaacttaTTTTCTAAGAAAGATAAGGTTTTTAGTaggacaacaaaaatattttaataatataataaaatcttatcaggttgattattttttttccagataaaaAGGTCATAGTATTAcggaataaatatatatttttttttattaaaaatgttcaagaaaaaaaatctaaattacaaaataaaatcttgtaattttgtttatttttccagattAAAAAGTCAAGAATCACAAGATAAAATCCtatttttgatatatatatttttttaaataatctcaGTGGGAAAAGAAACAACTGGTGCGCTGGTGatggtgcaggtgtacctaaagCGAAGCGAGCGCATCACTCTGCGGAGAGCGCGCTGGTTTCTTTAGCTAAAGTCACGATGCTGTCGGCTTTTGGCTTGGCGCCGGGTTCCAGCGCGCCGTCCCCAGTCGGGTTCCGGTTCTCGTCCAGCGGCCGTGGTTCCTCCTCGGCCAGGTAGTGGCCGCCTTCCTCGGCGACCATCCGGTCCACGTGCTCCATCAAGTGTCCCACCTGCGTCTGCTCCTGGAACACGCAGTTGTTGATGAGTATGTAGCGACGTTGACACTTCTCCAGCACGCACTGCAACTCGGCGCCCTCGCGCCGGATGTAGCGCTCCAGCGAAATGGTCCGCAGCATGTCGGCCCAGGTAAACACCACCAGGACGTGCCGCCACACCCGCTCCCCAAACAGGCCCACATGCTCCTCGATGCGGACGCGGTCCACCTTGGTGAACATGCCCACGGGGATGACCAGGAGGAAGGCGTGGGGGCCCGGCGGGCACAGGGTGGCACCGCGGGCAATCTCCTTCTTAAAGGAGAGTGGCGTGTCCTGCGACGAGTACCAGCCGGGCGTGTCCACGACGGTCACCGGGCGCCCTGCCACCTCCGTGTGCCGCGTCACGCAAAACTCAGCGGCGCGCTCCAGGCGGAACTCCTCACGGCCCAGGATGGTGTTGGCTGTCAAGCTCTTGCCGGGCCAGCGCCAGCCTAAGACCACCAGACGGAGCGGGGACAGGCTCGGCTCGGGGCCGTTACTCTTGTCGGACTCCGATGACGCTGAAACAAGGTAAGACAAATTGCTTTACACAACATTGAAAAacatgctacaaaaaaaaaaaggtgtgggggggggtcattctcaaacaacaaaatatgcatGTGAGGTGCAGGTATTGTCTTTGTCCACTTAGAGTCACCATCCTCACATTCCACAAGAAAATATCTGTGCCAAAATATTGAGTATGTGCCTAAAGGTGGGGCTGGGCCTGGTGAGTGTTGTGGGAGGCGGTAAATAAGCCAGCCTTTGTATTTTACACATTCTTTGCTACAATCGCACCAACAACTtctagaaggaaaaaaagtagtagtcttaccccccaaaaaagttggattattttaagaatataGCTATTATTGTTCATAATAGTCAGAttattattcaataaaaaacgaaggggacaaaatgttaagatgttggcttttttattattattttttttaaactaatttggTGACCCAATAACGCAAGCATTTCCTCCCACCACTGTGCTATAAAATGAAGTTTATAAGAATTTCAGACGTCGTACAAAACATTAAAAgacgtaaataaaaaaaacatggcatttaTCCCTTTTTTTCGTACCGCAATATGTGAGCGTTCGAGCTGCCTTTGTTGTGAGTTTTTAGCGGTCAGGAAACGACACACGGAAAATGTCAGGGGGATCTTTATTCCACTTAATAACCAGAATAATAAAAGCAGTAACCGCAACGTAAGCTAAGATTACTTCGTTTGAGTTAAGATATGTTAACGAAGCTTCGAGACGTGTCAGTGTCAACTTTAACGGCGTTTAGCCAGAGGGCTAATAATGTTCACGTTGTTAGTTAAACGTTTCAAAGTCGgtgaaatttttttaaaaacagggcGGATAAAAGGCGTCAGCTTACCCGAAGTTGGTTCGTGACTGTTGGCTTCCATACTGTTCAATTTCAGGCACAGTAACTTTTGGATCAAGTTGGCGTTTAGTCGTTCGGTCACGTCGGGGAAAGTACGGAAGCGCTCTGCCTCTTCCTGTTTGGTGACGTCACTTTGGGAACGCTCACTTGTGGACTTTTAGCAAAAATAGGAAATTTACGACAGTTAAATTGATATCTTTTTCTGGGGGGGGGTctttcctaaaaaataaaataaaagaaagagagtaatgtttatTAACCTCGACGGAAGCGCTTCCTGTTTGgtgacaccacccaccaggtggtgtttttacaagaaaaatataTCTCATGaaagtaaaattttattttttcgagaaatatgtaataaaaaaaatggtaatatTATATTAGGTAATTATTACGAGAATAaattatcttttgtttttgaaataaaaatagtgtGATCTTAATGTTTCCGACTCTTCCGGAATAAGGTGACGTTTTTAACCCCCCAGAAAAAAGAATTATATAAGaatgaaaattaatttaaaaaaaatgtcagtacttaatttaaaaaaaatctgtttattttttcaagggaaaaaaagtcaatataatCGTCTGAGATTCCACTTCTTCCTTATTTATGTCACTCCTCGACATGCCAGTTGTAATTCTGCCACAAGTATCCTGTATACAGgtgtcaccaaaaaaaaaaaaaacacatgagtaGCCCGTGGCCTGTTCTGAAAGTCCCTCAACAATTATGGAACCTAACAAGATTAATTTaagcaaatgtattatttcacaggcagaagtgtgtatcaaactggtcgCCCTTCGCATTAATCAGTACAGTagctattggtttaaaaaaggTCTGTATGAAGAGGACTCCAATTTAATTGTAACAAAATGTCAGTTgaaaaaacaatgatttattGGCAATTGTAAACAACTTACACATGATATGGATAAAAAGAAGGAAGAATAAAGTAGTATAtgaaggtttttattttattttttattagagtTGAACATAAAAGtaacaatatttacaatgtaGCAACGAGTTTGAACTGCTCAGTTGGAAATCCTTCACTGTTAGTTACTCGGCCACACAATTCATATCAATTGGTAAAACGACACGGAAAAGAAAAGTGACAGGAAGCACAGTAACGATTTCCTTCAATGTAACATGGCGGCTGCTCGATGAAAACATGAGGAACATGTCACAACATGGTTGTAATTGCTTCAAAACCcctgagaaaataaaaatgtaaatctgTTGGCGTTTTGTcccatgggaaaaaaatattgcctaTGATCCCCACGACGCCAGCATGCGCATGTCGTCCTCATCTTCAGCCCTTCTTCTGGCcgctgaaaaaaacaaagacacagGAATGAATGACATTTGGAATTATAACAATCATGTGAAAgttgtacattttaattaagATATGTCATATTTGTTCATAAtctcatctatttatttaaaaaaaataataatatattttttatagagAGTATGTTTGGGGGACAGTGTTGAAAGAATAGTTGCATTTATTAAAAGGAGAAATGTAATCTCAtgggatattttattttaataaattcacaaaaaaataaaaacatttatgggtgtgaatttgtttttatgaaatTCTATGttgccaaaaataaaagtagtaaattgattaactaattaatttaaaaataaatactaagtgaatagtcatgttttttttcattatatttccAATACTCTAAAatctatgtttaaaaaaataaataaaataataataatattgtacatACTTCCACGGTGAGATACACGTCCTGATGGCACCGAGGGCAATCTGGCACTGGGTACGGAGGGGAGGCCTCCCATGCTCTTCAGGTTCTCGTCCAGGCCTTCCtgctccagctcctccagctcaGCCAGCAGATCATCCTAACAACAACAATTAGTTCTCTAtcttttttatgggggggggggggtacgcaGCAGCTTTGTGAGGGGCAACGGCAAGTATACCTCGTCGTAAGTTTCGCCGTAGGGTCTGGAGATGGCTTCGTTGATCTCGCGGGCCACATCTTGCTGCTCGTTGATGTCCTCCATTAGATCGTCTATCTTGTTGAGATCCCtgaggaatgaaaacatttgataTGCTTGCGGTTGCTAAACGAAGCTTcactatgtgtatttttttgtttgtgtgtactcCTCACATGCTCTCGTGGACCTGCTTCATGGCCTGGGCGGCGAAGCCCATGTTTCTCACCACCTCCGTGTTGGTGTGCGAGTTCTCCAGCGCCTCCCGTTGGAACTCGATGGTGGAAAGTGTGCCGTCGATCTGCGTCAGCTGCTGCTCCAGGCGCTTCTTCCTTTTCAGGGCCTGCAGGGCAGCTAAGAGATTGTTTGCGGACATTAGCGTTGCAACGGACCAATACGCTGGAAATAATCCCATGGCGACACCATGGAGCTATTTTTAGCGATTCTAAAGGAAGTGagacgagtttttttttttccatgagtaCAATACACGTTGAAGCTTTAAACTTTGTGGGTTTAAACAGGTCTTTGTGTTTTCACCAACGTTTTTATTCTTGCTGTTGCTAAAGGTGCCAAAACGGCAGTTCAATTTACCATCATTTAATTAAACTTTGATTTGTATATTTACGTACTGACACAAAGAAGGGTTTTGTGTATGCCAAACTAATACATGCTTTTTGACGACAATTAGatgatttaaatgtgaaataACTAGTTGAATTGTCCAAGATAGCAATATTAAACTTATTCGTGAATCATTTCATAACCAATACAGAACTTTTAATCATTAATGGCATCTGTATTTAACAGAGTTTTTAGAATTTGTGGCACTTGGTTGTACTcacatttacatgtatttaattattcatttacttACCGTCATTGGTATGCGTTTGTCTTTTTCAacaattgtattgtatttatttaaacgcCACGTTATGTCCTTAtataatgaaaaaatgtaatcatttatcattttatgataattcaattaatttaacTGACATTATAATggcctttttattatttaatgggcTCATCTAGTCACTTAATATGATacatttaatgacatttatGTGTATTGAAtggatttttgtcatttaacaaCAACATCATGATTTGTAAGGACTTTGCTTCCTGTTTTGGGCCAAAAACGGGGGACTTTCCCCCCCCCGAAGTGAATTACAGGAAGATGCACCTGTGGCTCATCCTAAAATGGCAGCTCTCATGAAACTTTCACAGGTTTGGGCTTTTTAAGACGACGCCTAAAACACGACTAGAAAATCTTAGAACCATTTGGGCCCTTTCTGTTGGTGATGAACATCCAAATATACATACCCCTCTTATTTCTTGTGCCGTGTTTCTTGGCTATCATGATTTCCTGCTCTATCCTCTTTTCCAGGTAGTCCTGTTTCTTGCTCAACATGTCCTCGGTCTCCCGGAGCTTGTAGATGGCCTCCTGGGGTGAGGGTCCCGCCTTGGACCGGTGGTGTTTGGACTTACCCCCGGACGACGACGAGCCGGAGCTCGAACTCCCCTTGAAGAATTTCGTGATTTTACTCATTTTGTCTGGGAGTTTGTCCGACGGTAAGTAAAAATCAGCGCCCGGTCGCGGTATGCGGACGCCGAGCTGTTGTTATTATTGTCAGGTCTTTCCAGGGTGTGAGATGTCGCCGAGCTGTTTTTCCAGCTCGACGGGGTTTCGTGGCTGTCAAATGACCTTCCGCCACACCTATCCACGTCTGCATTACATTACCTGTGTGACGTCATCGAAACTTAGGCCCGCCCTCCTTTAATTGTGACCAACAAAACGTTCGACCGAATAAATTCAGTTATTCAAATATACTCCTTTCTGTCATGTGGTGACATATTAATAAAAGTTATGTAAAAAGTTAAGTTGAATAAATTTGTATTGAACTGTTGCGTTAAAAATCACTGCCATCAAAATTCACTTCCGGGGTAATCAGATCCGCAAAcctaatattatttatttgcttgctTTCAAAGTTGTATTATGTGattttttataaacacacacacacactgctaaaATAATTATGAGAACAAATGTTAAAGTAGAATTTAACTTTCGGGGTTACGTTTTGGTTATTCGAATTTCACTTCCGGGGTCAAATCCGTGTTGACGTTCCGGTTGGAGAAGCGCACCGCTAAAAGCTAATGGCTGAGTTAGACATCGGAAAACGTTGTCAAACTGATTCTTGTCACCAACAAGGTCTGTATCGTCTTcgctcaaaaaaataattagtgtgTGACGTTAAGCATAATCCGTGTCTAAAAATtaaccataataaaaaaatacatgtcaaaTCGGCATCGTAGCTCGTCAGCGTTAGCATGAATATGCAGTCAGTGAGTTTACTATTGCAtgtaaatcataaataaaatctTCAGCCATTGATAtctaaattatttaaatgttaaacGGT
Protein-coding sequences here:
- the chmp4c gene encoding charged multivesicular body protein 4c, which produces MSKITKFFKGSSSSGSSSSGGKSKHHRSKAGPSPQEAIYKLRETEDMLSKKQDYLEKRIEQEIMIAKKHGTRNKRAALQALKRKKRLEQQLTQIDGTLSTIEFQREALENSHTNTEVVRNMGFAAQAMKQVHESMDLNKIDDLMEDINEQQDVAREINEAISRPYGETYDEDDLLAELEELEQEGLDENLKSMGGLPSVPSARLPSVPSGRVSHRGTARRRAEDEDDMRMLASWGS
- the gimap4 gene encoding GTPase IMAP family member 4; translation: MEANSHEPTSASSESDKSNGPEPSLSPLRLVVLGWRWPGKSLTANTILGREEFRLERAAEFCVTRHTEVAGRPVTVVDTPGWYSSQDTPLSFKKEIARGATLCPPGPHAFLLVIPVGMFTKVDRVRIEEHVGLFGERVWRHVLVVFTWADMLRTISLERYIRREGAELQCVLEKCQRRYILINNCVFQEQTQVGHLMEHVDRMVAEEGGHYLAEEEPRPLDENRNPTGDGALEPGAKPKADSIVTLAKETSALSAE